The Aureimonas mangrovi genome includes a region encoding these proteins:
- the gmk gene encoding guanylate kinase, whose translation MRPIIDTESPLPIARRGLMLVISSPSGAGKSTIARNLLELDSRFSLSVSVTTRKRRASEIDGVHYHFISREEFERLRAGDALLEWAEVHGNLYGTPREAAERAMREGRDMLFDIDWQGARQLVEQAKSDVVSIFILPPSMAELKARLLRRAEDSGETIATRLKNASIEIERWRDYEYVVVNDDLDRAFSAVLSIVNAERLRRDRRPGLFDFTTKLLEEAEKG comes from the coding sequence ATGAGGCCGATCATCGATACCGAATCGCCGCTGCCGATCGCTCGCCGCGGCCTCATGCTGGTCATTTCCTCGCCATCCGGCGCGGGGAAGTCGACGATCGCGCGCAATCTCCTCGAGCTAGACTCGCGCTTCTCGCTGTCCGTCAGCGTGACGACGCGCAAGCGGCGCGCGAGCGAGATCGACGGAGTGCACTACCACTTCATCAGCCGCGAGGAGTTCGAACGCCTTCGCGCGGGCGATGCGCTGCTGGAATGGGCCGAGGTACACGGCAATCTCTACGGTACACCGCGCGAGGCGGCCGAAAGGGCCATGCGCGAAGGCCGCGACATGCTCTTTGACATCGACTGGCAGGGTGCGCGCCAGCTCGTCGAGCAAGCCAAGAGCGACGTCGTGTCCATCTTCATCCTGCCGCCTTCCATGGCGGAACTGAAGGCGCGCCTTCTGCGCCGCGCCGAGGATTCGGGCGAGACGATCGCAACGCGCCTGAAGAACGCCAGCATCGAGATCGAGCGTTGGCGCGACTACGAGTATGTCGTGGTGAACGACGATCTCGACCGCGCCTTCTCGGCGGTCCTGTCGATCGTCAATGCCGAACGGCTGCGCCGCGACCGACGCCCCGGCCTCTTCGATTTCACCACCAAGCTTCTGGAGGAAGCCGAGAAGGGCTGA